A segment of the Mangrovimonas sp. YM274 genome:
GAGTTTTATCATCATTGGTATCATAAGTACTGTAAATAACCAACATTTTTAGGACTTTTTACATGTATTGACAGTTCTTTTACACTTTTTTGACACTTTTAAGAACTGTCCTCCATAGCTTTAACCTAGCAATCAAAATAACCCAAGAACTTCCGTGTTGGAGGTTCATCTAAATCAAATTCTTATGAAAACAATTAGTTACTATGTAAAGCCATTTGTCGTTATCCTTGGGATAACACTCACCCTTCTTTTCAACTGTCAAACGGACAAATACCAAGAAAAGACAGCAGAAACTTCTCAATTGGCAATGGCTACAACAGAATACCCAATGGGGCCTGTGTTGTTTCCCAGAAGGGAAGGACAAACGCACATAGATTCGCTCTATGAAACCTCTTTCTATTTGGAAGATTTAGGAAATAACGACTACAACATTATTGTATACATGGGCTTAAAAGAACAATCGTATTACGCTTCTCCAAATTCCTCACATACCTACAAGGGACGTTTTATTTTTGACGTTGAAACCGATGATAAAATTCAATTATTTGATGCACTCTCTGAAAAAACTATTTTAAAAGAAGACATAGAGCCTCACTGCAATGGATATGGTGCTAACTGGATACGACAAAACACATTCTACAAGCAGCCCTTCCATTTAAATACCTCTGAGGATTTTTATATCATGGGATTTATACAATTTACTATTGAACCCCGTTGTACCAAGGAAGTCATTCCATTTGGTATCACCAATAAAGATGGGAATCTAAAGATTGCCATCACAAAATGTTAGTCTTTTAGACATAACATAAAAAAACACCTCCAATGGAGATCTCTGGTCATTCAATTGACCAATCCCAACGGAGGTGTCTTTACTTGATTCTAAAACAGAAACTTACCAGACCTTGATTCTATCGGTTTCTGCCTTATAATTTTTATCTCCTTCTTCCACATCAAAGGCCTCATAAAACGGCGTCATGTTCATTAAAGGGCCATTCACACGCCATATCGGTGGCGAATGTGGATCGGTTGCTACATAATTGCGTAAATATTCATCACGTGTCTTCACACGCCAAATACGTGCCACCGACATAAAGAAACGCTGATCTGGAGTATAGCCATTAATCTTGGTACTGTCCTGTCCCTGAGCCGTCATTTTAAAGGCATCGTAGGCAATGGCCACACCGCCATTATCTGCTGTGTTTTCACCAACCGTCAAAGCCCCTTTTAGGTGCACACTGTCCAATACGGTAAAAGCATCATATTGTTCAATGATCTGTTCGGTTTTGGCCTTAAACTTGGCATAATCCTCTTCGGTCCACCAGTTTTTTACATTTCCTTCCTTGTCGTATTGCGCTCCTTGATCGTCAAAGGCATGGGTAAATTCATGGCCAATGACCATCCCTATACCTCCATAATTCACGGCATCATCGACATTTGGGTCAAAATAAGGAGGCTGTAAAATCCCTGCAGGAAACACAATTTCGTTCAAAGACGGATTGTAATAAGCCGTCACGGTAGATGGTGTGGTGTACCATTCATCTCTATTAGGCGCCTTGTTTAACTGGCCTAAATGATAGGCATAATTGTTTTGATTTAAGGCCAATACATTTTCAAAATAATGCGCCTTGTCAATAGCAACGTCATAGGTTCTCCATACATCTGGATACCCAATTTTTTTGGTTATGCTGTGTAGTTTTTCTTTAGCCTTTACTTTAGTGCTATCACTCATCCAATCCAATTGAGTAATGCGCTTTTCCAAAGTTTTTTGAAGATTGTTCACCAATTCCAAAGCTCTCTTTTTGGCATTTTCATCAAAATAACGCTTTACATACAATTGTCCCAAAGCAAACCCCAATTGGCGGTCTACCTGTTGCACCATGCGCTCAGCCCTAGTTTTTTGAACACTTTGCCCCGAAATCACCTTGGAATAGGCAAACTCAGCCTCTTGAAAAGGAGTATTCAAAATAGACGCAAAAGCCGTCAAGGTATTGGCCTTTAAATAGATTTTCCAATCATCTAAAGGCAGGGTGCCCAGCATTGTGTTAAGCGTTTCGAAATAGGCTGGTTGCATCACATCTACAGAATCTACCGCCATTTCTGAATGCTCTAACATGGACTTCCAACCTATGTTTGCTTGTGTTTTGTCTAGCTCTGAAACGGCCAATTTATGGTAATTTGCCTGGGTATCCCGTAATTCCACTCGGGTTTTATGGGAAGCAGCCAATTGCTTTTCTATCTTATATATCTTTTGGACATTGGCTTCTGCGTTGGAATCACCTATCAACTCAAATAACGTTGCTAAATAATTTTGATAAGCTTTTTGAATGGCTTCCGAGGAAGGATCTGTTTGGAAATAATAATCCCTGTCTGGCAAACCCAATCCTGTTTGTCCAAAATGGGCAATGTTTAAAGCGCTATTCTCTTGATCTGGATAAATAGAAGCGTTGATTAAAGAATAATTCCCAACTTTCATTTGATCAGCTACAAAAGCCATTAAATCAGCAGAATTATCTAAAGCATCAATTTGTTCCAGAATTGGTTTTACTGGTTCAAACCCACGCTGATCGATGCTCAAGGTATCCATCCCTGAGGCATAGAAATTGCCTAATTTCTGTTCAATGCTACCTTTAGGATAGTCTCCAACAGATACTTCCTCCAAAATGGTCTGCAACAATTTTTTCTGTGGAATATTTAAAAATCTATAGGAGCCCACCCCTACTTGGTCATCGGCAATTACGGCTTGGTCATACCAAGTTTTGTTAACATGGCCAAAGAAATTATCCCCCGGCTTAATTGAAGGGTCAATCCCCTCAAAAATAAGAGCAGATTCCTGCGAAGCGTCATCGCTCACAGGCTGCTTTGAATCCTCTTTACAGCCCACCAATAAAGCGGCTGCAAAAGAGATATAAAGAACTGGTTTCATAATGAATGGTTTGTGATAGTATCAAAAGTAAGTATTTTAAACCTAAATGTCATGATAAGCATTTCAGAGGCATCTAGGACTTTGGAATTGAAAAATATCTATCTCTCCCCGCTCTCTACTTCCTCCCAAAACCGTTATCTTTGGCCTCAAATATTACCTTATGTCAATAGCTATTCGGCATGTCAATGTCATGCGTTACATTACGCCTTTAAGAGAAGGCGGTTCCCTCCCAGCCATTGCTGAAGCGGATGATGGATTTAATTATGTGGTGAAGTTTAGAGGAGCCGGCCATGGCGTAAAAGGACTCATTGCCGAATATTTGGGCTGTGAAATTGCCCGAAAATTAGGGCTATTGGTTCCAGAGGTTGTCTTTGCCGAATTGGATGAAGCTTTTGGTCGTACCGAAGGGGATGAGGAAATACAAGACCTCCTTAAATGGAGCCAAGGATTAAATATCGGGTTGCACTACCTCTCCGGAGCTGTAAACTATGATCCTGTGGTATTGACGCCAGATCCGCTTTTGGCCTCCAAAATTGTGTGGTTGGATGCTTTTATCACCAATATAGATCGCACTACGCGCAACACCAACATGCTTATTTGGAACAAAAATCTATGGTTGATAGACCATGGGGCGTCTTTCTATTTTCATCATTCGTGGAAGGACATTTCTACGGCTGCTAAAACGCCCTTCAACCTTATCAAAGACCATGTGCTATTGGCTCAAGCTAGTGAATTAGAGCGGGTGCATCAAGAGTTTAAAGCCTTGTTGACTGAAGAAGTCATCAGTGACATCGTG
Coding sequences within it:
- a CDS encoding HipA family kinase, giving the protein MSIAIRHVNVMRYITPLREGGSLPAIAEADDGFNYVVKFRGAGHGVKGLIAEYLGCEIARKLGLLVPEVVFAELDEAFGRTEGDEEIQDLLKWSQGLNIGLHYLSGAVNYDPVVLTPDPLLASKIVWLDAFITNIDRTTRNTNMLIWNKNLWLIDHGASFYFHHSWKDISTAAKTPFNLIKDHVLLAQASELERVHQEFKALLTEEVISDIVNNLPDTWLQWEGYPYTEQDLKNGYLEFLNTRLANSEIFTNQAINARKDLI
- a CDS encoding M13 family metallopeptidase, which translates into the protein MKPVLYISFAAALLVGCKEDSKQPVSDDASQESALIFEGIDPSIKPGDNFFGHVNKTWYDQAVIADDQVGVGSYRFLNIPQKKLLQTILEEVSVGDYPKGSIEQKLGNFYASGMDTLSIDQRGFEPVKPILEQIDALDNSADLMAFVADQMKVGNYSLINASIYPDQENSALNIAHFGQTGLGLPDRDYYFQTDPSSEAIQKAYQNYLATLFELIGDSNAEANVQKIYKIEKQLAASHKTRVELRDTQANYHKLAVSELDKTQANIGWKSMLEHSEMAVDSVDVMQPAYFETLNTMLGTLPLDDWKIYLKANTLTAFASILNTPFQEAEFAYSKVISGQSVQKTRAERMVQQVDRQLGFALGQLYVKRYFDENAKKRALELVNNLQKTLEKRITQLDWMSDSTKVKAKEKLHSITKKIGYPDVWRTYDVAIDKAHYFENVLALNQNNYAYHLGQLNKAPNRDEWYTTPSTVTAYYNPSLNEIVFPAGILQPPYFDPNVDDAVNYGGIGMVIGHEFTHAFDDQGAQYDKEGNVKNWWTEEDYAKFKAKTEQIIEQYDAFTVLDSVHLKGALTVGENTADNGGVAIAYDAFKMTAQGQDSTKINGYTPDQRFFMSVARIWRVKTRDEYLRNYVATDPHSPPIWRVNGPLMNMTPFYEAFDVEEGDKNYKAETDRIKVW